In Clarias gariepinus isolate MV-2021 ecotype Netherlands chromosome 21, CGAR_prim_01v2, whole genome shotgun sequence, the sequence atagaggtataatttgatagatagatagatagatagatagatagatagatagatagatagatgaatagatagatgtataattggatagatagatagatagatagatagatagatagatagaggtataattggatagatagatagatagatagatagatagatagatagatagatagatagatgtataattggatggatggatagatagatagatagatagatagatagatagatagatagatagaggtataattggatggatagatagatagatagatagatagatagatagatgtataattggatagatagatagatagatagatagatagatagatagatagatagatagatgtataattggatgaatggatagatagatagatagatagatagatagatagatagatagatagatagaggtataattggatggatagatagatagatagatagatagatagatagatagatagatagatagatgtataattggatagatagatagatagatagatagatagatagatagatagatagatagatagaggtataattggatggatggatagatagatagatagatagatagatagaggtataattggatggatagatagatagatagatagatagatagatagatagatagatagatgtataattggatggatagatagatagatagatagatagaggtataattggatggatagatagatagatagatagatagatagatagatagatagatagatagatgtataattggatggatggatagatagatagatagatagatagatagatagatagatagatagatagatagatagatagataattggatggatagatagatagatagatagatagaggtataattggatggatagatagatagatagatagatagatagatagatagatagatagatagatagatgtataattggatagatagatagatagatagatagatagatagatagatagatagatagaggtataattggatggatagatagatagatagatagatagatagatagatagaggtataattggatggatggatagatagatagatagatagatagatagatagatagatagatagatagatagatgtataattggatagatagatagatagatagatagatagatagatagatagatagatagatagatgtataattggatgaatggatagatagatagatagatagatagatagatagaggtataattggatggatggatagatagatagatagatagatagatgtataattggatgaatggatagatagatagatagatagatagatagatagatagatagatagatagatagatagatatatgtataattggatggatagatagatagatagatagatagatagatagatagatagatagatagatagaggtataattggatggatagatagatagatagatagatagatagatagatagatagatagatagataattggatggatagatagatagatagatagatagatagatagatagatagatagatagatagaggtataattggatggatagatagatagatagatagatagatagatagatggatagatagatagatagatagatagatagatagatagatagatagatagatagatagatagatagatgtataattggatagatagatagatagatagatagatagatagatagatagatagatagatagatgtataattggatagatagatagatagatagatagatagatagatagatagatagatagatagatagatagatagatagatagataattggatggatggataaagtcCACAGCTCCCCTGTGCTGGAGTGAAGCAGAAGTGGACAGAAAGCTGGTGCTAACAGAAGAACCCAGACTGTGTGTAAGACGGAGAGAACACGGGGTCAGAGGCTCCGCCGGCAGAAGCAGCTCTAATTGCTAATCAGGATAATTGCAACGTGACTAACTGACAGGACGTCACCTCCTCGTGAACGAGGGCGAGAGACCGAGAGACGGAGAGGAGAAGAGACGGTCCTGCTGTAACTCTGGTGCTTCAGAGACGACTCCATACCCCCTTGTGCTGCTTCCACACTGAGCCACTTCAGGTCCTAAAGCCTGACCTCaccaacttctcttcattaaaGCACTGATGTGTCttattaaagagagagagatactgaTAGTACTTTTCAAACTCCTGGTACGATGCTAATTAACGAGTTGTTGATtaatattaacaacaataacaacaacaacaacaacaacaaacaggtTTAATTCTCTCCATCACCAGCGGAGGCGTAAAGAGAGCAGGTGTAATGTTGCCTTGAGGTATCAAAACTACAGTGACAGTGTCACTACACCTGTCTTAcccctctctcttacacacacacacacacacacacacacattcatatatactgtatatatataccacacacactcactatctCCTCGTCTCCTCCTGGTTCTACTCCACCGCTTCTGTGTTGAAGTCGTTAATTAGCTCATGTCTGCTTCTCTTCAGctgtctcttacacacacacacacacacacacacacaaggagtgTAAGGAGCAGAAGAGAGTTCCTCTGtgagggtttgtgtgtgtgtgtgtgtgtgtgtgtgtgtgtgtgtttgagttccTTAATTAAATGGTGTGACCTTCTGGGTCACTGgccgtgtgaatgtgtgtgtctggctccatgtgtgtgtgtgtgagtgtctgttaTGAACACACTTTCATAAATCAGAGTGAACTGGGGACCGGGTGACGgaggtcatgtgtgtgtgtgtgtgtgtgtgtgtgtgctggtgctTTCACACTGAAGCTGTTTGGTTAACGAATTCAGCAGCGTCATGTGTGTTTACGTCCCAGCTTCAGGATGAAGATGCAGCGTTCACACAGCGAGTCTCAGAggggaaaagaagaagagaaaacatGTTCAagccttttcttcttcttcttcttcttcaaaacTCTTCCTCTCTTCGGAAAGAAGCCCCAATTATCGGCTCGGTCTCTGAAGTTATTATAGGTGTTAAATTGTTctctatgagtgtgtgtgtgtgtgagagtgtgtgtgaaagcgagcgagagagagagagagagagagaggaaagggaCGAGAGCTACTAAACATCTTTCTTTATCTCTTCATCCCCCGCTCACTCAGACGGAGGGAGGCAAGGAGCAATAAAAACAagggcagctgctctctctgtGGAGCCTTGGCACtgactacacacactctctctctctcacacacactcacacacactcacacacacatgcacaccaaGGCCGGAGATCCTGCTGCTGCTTTGATCACTCATGAGCCGCTTCGCGATTTGGGACTCGACTAAACGTCAATCACGAAGAAAAACTCAGGACGATATGGTTACTACAAAGAAGAGAGAAGacgcatcatcatcatcatcttcatcataaaGTTCTTTATTACACCAGTAACCGCACTGGCGAAACCAAAACAAACTGACTTTTTATTCCATTCCATCTGATCTTAATTGAAGGTGCCATTACTTTGAGTCAGCGAGATTATTATCAGTAATCGTCCCCTTGGCCACGAaagtgtctcacacacacagaacaaagGTTATGATCCGCACTCTCAAGCGATCCCACAAGGTCAGAACCAGAAGCTCCAGAACTTCACAATGTGTTGCTCTGCTGACCTCTGGTGGTGCGCGCAAGAATTACACACCTAAtgtcatcatctataccgctgtATCCTGTGTAGAGGGTCGCGGGAGGCCTGGGACATATCACCGGAGACTTGtgacaccctggatggggtgacGATGTATTgcaggacatacacacacacactcacacgctcattcacacactacaggcaactttggaccgccaattaacctaatctgcatgtctttggactgttggaggaaaccagagtacacggaggaaacccaccacgcacagggagaacatgcaaacctctcacacacagaccctgaggcaggaatcgaaccctcgactctGTAGGTGCGAGGAGACAGATTGTCTCTCCTGGTCCGTTAGAGACGATCAGAACCTTCAAGAGCGTTTCAatgttttctgtctgtttttttctgcttcaaTACAGTAGAGACGAAGAACTGTTTTgaacctctcacacacatacaaatgtgtgtacTTTAACTCTGtttcacacatatacacacactcacacacgccgCCGAAACCCAACCACAACACCATGTTTGTGTTACTATACATGCATCGATCTAGACGTGTGTGTAGCGTGTGTGGTGGATACGCCGAGCAGCTTTCCGCTAGTAGTGCTGATGTGGTTACATAGATGCTGACATGCTGAAAACACACTGCTTCAGGCTTCGCcctacttacacacacacacacacacagaggtagtTTAGCTAGCTAATCTCTTATAGGATTAACAGCGTGGTTAGCATTTGCATTAGAGGATTAGCCTTCTCTACAGGTGGTGCTCCAGATGAACAGATACGGCGTAAGAACATCTAGAACCCTTCAGCTGTCCCTCTGAAGGAACCCAGAAAGAgcttgatgtactgtacagcgTTTTCTTCCAGAAGAATCCTCAGAGATAAAGTTTTAAACATGAACTTGCTAGCAATTGTACCAAAGCACACGGTTCTTTACCAGTTCTTAGTATCTTAAACATGGTTCTATCTGGAACTTGTGCATGAGTagtgagatttatttattagtattattaattttttgttatttatttgtgtgttttctgatttcAACTGAAACGTAATGAGGTTACAGCGAGGGATGTAACACTCCGCCCTCTGCTGGATCAAATCAGAACAACaactggaaggaaaaaaaaagtttccatgcagttaaaatacataatatttctgtaTCATTATTGTCCAATCTTCACACTTTTCTACAGAATCCGTCTGATTCTAGTGAACATCATGGACTTGACGAGCCTCGTTTGATAAAATCGTTTTAATTACAAACGTGTGACGACACAGAATTCATAAATACAGAACATTCCATTGATACAAAACACAATCAATGTATTAAAATCATCACGCTAGGCTATGAAGCTAGCTAACACTCATGAGCTAATCTAGTTTGGAGGAATTACACGTGTGCTGGCGAGAACTTTTATGAtgtgttaaagaaaaaaggCGGGGCATAAGTTAAACTAGAAAGCAAATCTGATCATGTGACCTCACAAGAGCGCTTAGCATAACATAAAACTGGATCGCTACGGGTAGAGACGCGATGTCGATGTTAGCGTGAACATAAGCTCCGCCCACACTGGTGTCAGGAAATGGTTGAAAACACACAACAACCAGGCCACGGGAGTGGGCGTGTCCACGTGTCGTCACGTCCAGGCTGAGCGAGGTCTGCTACGAATCTGCAACAGAGGACACGCCTCCGGTCAGATCACCAATCACTCATCACCACCTGctgcttctgaccaatcagaatccagatcTCTCTAATAATTAGACGTCAGCGTGTTCACGCCCCTCACCTTCTCCTCGTAGCCGCGCCGGGTCATCTGCTCCGCCTCCAAACGGAGCTCCTCCTCCTGCAGCCTGAGCCCCTCCCTCAGCTCCGCCTCCTCCCGCTCGAGTCTCTGCTGCTCCTCCCACCGCTTCCTGCGCCTCTGCTCCACCTGCAGGGGagacacggtgtgtgtgtgtgtgtgtgtgtgtgtgtttagggtttATTCTACTATTTTTATAAACTAtttgagaaaacacacacaaacctgagcGTTGATGTCGTGCATGCGCGCGGTGCGTCGCTGCTCTGACTCCTCCCTCCGCTGACGTTTCTCCGCCTCTTCCTCCTCCAACTGCTGCAGAAGCTCCGCCCTCTTCCTCTCACATTCCTCGCGAGCTTGTCGCTTCTCCTCCATCCGCTCCTGCAGCTGCGTCTGACGCACGCTCAgcacctttacacacacacacacacatcaggagCGTTAATGTTGCATCCTGCCTGCTGTAGATCAGATtcttggcacacacacacacacacacacacacacacacacacacacacacacacacagggttacCTCGTGCATCAGCCTCTCCCTGGctctcctctccctctcccacTGATCCTCACGCTGGTCCCACACCCTCTGCGCCTCCTCTCtgattcaaacacacacactgtggtgagCTTGTGCTTTGATGTCACTCAAACCCCGCCCCTTGCTCCGCCCCCACTCACCTGTACAGCAGGTCGAACtcggcctctctctctctctcgaccTGCAGCTGCTCTTCCAGAACCTTCCTCATCCAGGCCACATCGGCCACCGCCCGCTCCCTCCTCGCGCTCTCCATGCGCCGCTCATCCTCCTCGCCCTCAGTCAGCGCCGCCAGGATCCTCCGGTCCGCCtcctaaaccacacacacacacgaataagTGAAGGCGACTCGGTTTCTGTTGAGACAatagttgtttgttttttcctcttgACTCACGAGTTCCTCCTGGACCTGCTGCGCTCGTCTCTTCAGCTGTGCCCGGTACTGCCGGCTCAGGGAGCGTCTGCGGGAACAGACATGAGCGTGTGGCGGTAACCATTACATCATGGCATGACATCATCACACGAGTGCTAATGTTGTGGTGTCGCTCTCACCCGAACTCTGATTTCTTGCGCGTCTCCTCGGCTCTCCTCCGGTCCTCCTCCATCTGCTCCACCTCCAAACGCCGGGACATGAGAGCGTCCTCCTCCTGCTGCAGACGCCgactctgaaacacacacacacacacacacaggttataCAATAAGCCCTGGACTCTGAGTCGACGTTGCTGAGATATGAAGCCACCTGCACCTCCTCCTCTCTGAGCCTGAGCTCCTCCATCTGCTGCCTCAGGAACTCGACTCTCtgcctctcctcctctctcctcctgctcTCCTGCTCCTCCGTCCTCTCCAGCGCCTCCCGTCTGCTCCTCTCGTACTCGTTCTCAAAACGCCGTGTCTCCTCCTTGGCCTCCTCCTCCGCCTCAAAGACaagacatcatcatcattatcatcaaaaAACgttcattattaaaaagaaaaagtttctgTACCTGTTTTTTGTGCTGCTGCTGCACCTCCCACTGGCTCACCACATGATCCTTATGCAGCTCCGACTCCACCtgcgttacacacacacacacacacacgtacacacttacacacatgtACCTGGGGACCTGTACGTCTGTACTCCTCCCCTCTTTTCCCACTCTCACCTTGCGTAGTTCTGGATTGTTCATCTTCCAGCGCTCCTTCAGAAGCTCCTCTGCGagcttgagagagagagagagagagagaaagcgcgGTTAAAGACGTGAACACTGTACGATACCGTACGATGCAGCGTCTCACACAGGTCACACCTTCTTCCTGCGCTCCTCTCGCGCCGATCGGAGATCCTCGGTCCTGTCCTGCTGCTGCCTCAGGGTGGCGCTCCTGTCGCGGGCAGACGCCTGGAGCTCGGCCTCCAGCTGCGTGTTCTCCTCCTGCAGCATGCTCCTCAGACGCTCCCGCCGATCCTCCAGGCTCTTCATCTTCTCCTCGTGCAGACGCTCGCGCCAGAACGCCGACATGCTGCGAGGagggaggagggagggagggaggtgTGACGGTGTTCACCATGCTCAGTCACATGACCGGACCCTGTGAGAGATCTGCTGACTCAGCGCTCACCTCTGCTGGTACGACTCCCGGGAGCTCCACTGCGCCTGCTTGCTCCCTCGGACCTGCTGCTCCTTAAAATACCGCGAGTGCGTCTGCCACTGCTGGAGACGCCGCGCCTCCTGCTCCCTCTGACGCGCCAGCTGCCGCTGGAGGGGACGCAGACGGCTCGGCCAGTGCGAGGACAGGGTCGGCAGCGCCATCGCTCGGCCTGAGGAGGAATCGCAGGCAGATCAGATCCAGATGTGGAACATTAGCTTTAGATCTGTACACTTCtctttatttaagttttacttttaaagtaaatatcATCACTAGAGATGAGAAATAAATTGTTGCAGTTATGAATCGTGATTCTTCTGTGTGGTGATtcactgatttattaaaaactattaCTACATCAATATTAGAGATGATCCAGTCGATCGGCCAGTCGACAGAATCGTCAGTGTGATTGTCTGTGACCGGTGATCagctgatcagcctcagatatgaATGATTCTGCACCGAGCGCTGAAGATTCAGAGTGACACAAGAGAAACACACTTTCATGGCGTTACGTTATCAGAAATCATGCACATTAAAGCCTcagatctgcctttttctcccaACTCTGTGAGAGAATcagtctcaaacacacacacacttacaccagtctcatAACACCATGTGCAGTGTGTCCGCGCGCTCACTGTCCACTTGAGTTCTGAGACTTTGGAGGCGGTAAAATGTCGCTGTTTCCTTagaatcctacaggtggcgctctctgaactatttacacatcccgtgtgtttagaaataataattacagtggATGTCAGAGATACAAACTGCTCAGTTAAATCTTACACTTTTGATattagtttgtagtgtttaaagtacgaaaactaatgttataaagaACGGACAACATTTTATTACTCATTAAACTttgtaaaggtttaaaattgtaaaaacaaatcaggattttaaaaatgtaatactgAAGTTGgggtatttataaaatcatgatcgCAATGTTAATGGAATCAGCACTGAGGTACCACGATTATATAGTGTCATGAGGTGACTGAagactctctctctgtgtctctgtctctctctctctctctctgtctctctctctgaatctctgtgtctctctctctctgtgtctctctctctctctctctctgaatctctgtctctctctctctctctttgtgtctctctctctctctttgtgtctctctctctctctctctctctctctgtgtctctctctctctctctctctctgaatctctgtctctctctctctctgtgtctctctctctctgtttctctctctctaaatctctgtctctctctctctctctgtgtctctctctctctgtgtctctctctctctctgtgtctctctctgtctctctctctctctgtgtctctctctgtgtgtgtctctctctctctctgtgtctctctctctgtgtctctgtctctctctgtgtgtctctctctctctctctctctctctctccagagtCTCTGTTACACACAACACTTTTATCATTACCTGATGTGATGCTGAATTAAAACACATATCGCTTATCAGTATTagtatcgtgtgtgtgtgtgtgtgtgtgtgtgtgtgtgtgtagtcccAGCTCTGTATCAGTTATCCCCTGCAGGCTGAGTCTCCATGACGCGCTAGCACATTAGCACATTAGCCTGTTTACCGCTAACTCTATAGACGTCTACAAGAAGACTTCTCTCAtgctttcattattattattattattattattatttactcacCGAGCTTAATTTCAGGTTTTCGGTAAACGTCCTTCTGTATTGTTGAACTCAcagtgattattatttatacacagaGCGTCTTAAACTAACGGACAAACTCCAACACAACAGACACTTCCTGTTTCCCCTGGAGACCGGGGCCACTTCCTGGTTACAGGACGGCGAGCCGAGAGGGTCATACCGTCCCAGCGGTTATCGTTTtacaatagatagatagatagatagatagatactgaattagttagatagatagatagatagatagaaagtgatgggaagtttgaatcattttagtgactcggttctttgaatctcattcatcaaaataaacGAATCTTTTAGCCTATAGAGTCTgtcccaggagacatagggcacgaggcggggtacaccctggacagggcgccaatacatcacagggcacacacactcacacacacacacacacacacacactcacacacacacacacacacactcatacacacacacacacactcacacacacacacacacacactcatacacacacatacacactcacacacacacacatacacactcacacacacacacacactcactcacacttacacacttactcacatacactcacacacacacttacacactcactcacacacacccactcactctctctctttctctctcacacacacacacacacacacatcacgggctatttgggaacgccaattggtctaatctgcatgtctttggacggtgggaggaaaccggaggacccagaggaaacccaccaagcacagggggaacatgcacacaccatgcacacagagacgggaatcgagcctggaggtgcacggtgacagtgctaaccactacacccaATAGGAATCTATatacaaaaaacagaaattctgtctgtctgctggTTTATACAGCCAGTTCCATCCCAGGCGTTCCTCACCCTCTGTACCCGTAGGCAGCGTCAGCAGAGTTCATATCACAGTGTGATTATGTCACAGGCGCTCCTCATTCAATGTACCAGTAGGCAGCATCCTCTACTCCAAAAACGGTTCTGTCTGGCCGAGTTTAAATCTACTGAAACTCTGGATCAGACTGTGATGcgtctacatacagtatgacaagCAGAGGTCAGAAGTGCTGAAACATTGGAGCAACGCGCGGGTTCACCACACACTCCATTCACAGGTGATGAATATTAGCACACTGGTGTCAGGATCTGCACATGGGCGGAGCCGCAGGTACTCTCTAACAAACAAAGTAGACTAAATACTGGTCATAAAGTGACAGACCTTCAGGAAGTGTCCTAGGGGTAAGTGAGCAATGCTAATAACCACCAGCATTGTTTCTCAGGgatgggaagaaaccagagaacccagaggaacccAGTATAGACATGGGGAGACCATGTAAAAGTCctgtaaaatgtgtttatatggCACAATGATATGACTGTGAAAATCTTGCTCTCTAAATAAAAGCATCTCTTATGGTACGTGTGAACATTGAATAACGAGATCTTTACTGACATCATTATTTAAACCAGTGTTCCCAGTCCACACCTCCTTATAAAGAGTCAAAACTGCCTGGAAATAAAGGTGACAGACCACTTAGTCTTGTCCATCTTGTGACTGGAGTCAGCAAGGTATAATCTTTACCTGATGattaattattatgattattattgttattattaagaTTTTATAGTTATGATTCATcactacctttaaaaaaaggcagaaagtaAAACAAGTTCATTGTACAGCTGAGAGAAAGTGTATACTGTAGAACAGGTAAAACTAGCCTGATTGTCCCGCCCCCTTGGCTCTGATTGGCTGGCCAGCTGTTCACCTGCTCAATAAGACCTGCTGCTCTCTGAAAGAATCACGGAGCTTCCAGTTGCTGCTCTCGTGCTTTATTCAGTTTAACACAGAACAGCCAGTCGAAAGAAATCGGTGTgagctctgtgtgtttgtgtgtgtggggggcttttttttgttccccCCCTTTACattagtgttattttttttaaagacttttattaCTGTTGAGTTCctttattcagttatttttgCTTATCAGCCGTCATGGCTCTTCTGATGGAGCACCAGTTCAGGCAGCTCCCAGCcgacagacaggtggagacgCGACCCTTCCTCGAGGCGGTGTCTCACCTGCCGCCCTTCTTCGGTGAGTTTATAATCAACAGGAtcagtcttgggtttaatcccTCGGCTCGACCCTCAACCGACACCCAGTGCCCCAGGCAAGGTGTAGGAGACACTGGGCAGGGTAATCACTTTAACGTCAAAGTTCAGCACCTGAGATCACATGCtgtttagtattattattattattattattattattaccaataatataatttacacatttacaggtTAGTTCATCTAGTGCACTTGATTAGGGATCTAAAAGGATTGGGATTTAACCATATTGACGATATTGAACTGTGGATACTGTAAGTGTCAACATCATCAGTTTTGgctaaacaaccaaacaaatacaaaacaaacaaacaaataattatgaattataaatgtaaatgagaagAGAGACCCAcaactttgtctttttttatttaattttattttatttttgtggcaGACACAGGACTTTCATTCTAATCCTCAATAATTTCTATGGATTatgtaataaatacaatgtaaCCAATGTGAGTTATAGTAAAACCCTATAATGCTGAATATCATCACATTTAGAGTTTAAGTATCTGTGTTATAACTGTTCATTAATCGAAAAAGAAACACAAGCTCATTTGTgatgtaataatattaaaaccctGAGACaggtataaatatacagtattggtCGGCGCCTGCACTATTGATTAATCCAGTTATTCACTCTTCTTAGTGCCCACATTACaccctgctctgtgtgtgtgtgtgtgtgtgtgtgtgtgtgtgcccgttATCTAAGCATCAAGCTTGATTTGTGGGATTTTCCACTCGTGATTGTGACTAATGCTGAAACTGCTGTTTTTTTGGATCGGATTTCCCCGGATCGCCGGGCCGTCAGGAGGTCCGTTCGCTCCGGTAACTTAATCTTCTGGTCTCGATCTGAAGTTGAGAAAATTGATTGGCGCGGTGTCCGGTTGCTCTGGGTTCCATCCAAGCCGGCTTTGTTCATGGCTTCTTCATGCTGCT encodes:
- the tchp gene encoding trichoplein keratin filament-binding protein yields the protein MALPTLSSHWPSRLRPLQRQLARQREQEARRLQQWQTHSRYFKEQQVRGSKQAQWSSRESYQQSMSAFWRERLHEEKMKSLEDRRERLRSMLQEENTQLEAELQASARDRSATLRQQQDRTEDLRSAREERRKKLAEELLKERWKMNNPELRKVESELHKDHVVSQWEVQQQHKKQAEEEAKEETRRFENEYERSRREALERTEEQESRRREEERQRVEFLRQQMEELRLREEESRRLQQEEDALMSRRLEVEQMEEDRRRAEETRKKSEFGRSLSRQYRAQLKRRAQQVQEELEADRRILAALTEGEEDERRMESARRERAVADVAWMRKVLEEQLQVEREREAEFDLLYREEAQRVWDQREDQWERERRARERLMHEVLSVRQTQLQERMEEKRQAREECERKRAELLQQLEEEEAEKRQRREESEQRRTARMHDINAQVEQRRRKRWEEQQRLEREEAELREGLRLQEEELRLEAEQMTRRGYEEKIRSRPRSAWT